The DNA sequence GCCCCGGACGACGTGGACCGGCTGGTCGACCGGGCGCTGCGGCACTTCCCCACCGGCCGTCTCGTTTTCGACGGCGTCGCGCCGTGGGTCAAGACGATCGCGGGCCTGCAGCCCTCGATGCGCCGCGCGGACACCGGCTTCCGCTGGGCGATGCCCGCGCCGGAGGCCTTCGCCACCGAGCACCCGCCGCTGCGGCTGCTCGACGAGCGCTCCGCCGTCGACCTCATCGGCGGGCACCAGAGCGGCGCCGCAGCCCGGACGGTCACGCGGGCGTTCGCCCACGTGCCGCCGGTCCGCGACGCCATGCGGTTCCTGCGCTACGGCTTCACGCGGTGAACGCCGTCGCGAAGACGTGCAGCTGCTTGTTCGCCGGCAGCGTCAGGTACGCGACCTGCTTCGACGCCGTCAGCGGCACGGAAGCCGCGTAGAGACTCACCTTCTGGTCGTGCGGGTACGTACTCCCCGCGGGGCGGTTCCAGTACGGCGTCGTCGCCACGAGCACACAGCCGGCCACGGCCTGGTTGGCGTACCAGTCCGCGACGGTCAGCGTCGAGGTGGACGTCGTGCCATCGGCGTAGGTCACGGTGACCGGGCCGCTCTGCGTGCCGTTCGTGCCGGTGGTCAGCAGGTTCAGCGCCGTCCCCGAGCCGGTCAGGGTGACGCTCTGGCCGGCCGTGGTCACCGTGTCCGGCTGCCCAGCGGGGACGTCGGGCCAGGTGAACGTCGCCGTGCCGCTCGTGACCGGGCCGCCGGGGTGGACGCCCACCGAGTCCAGGGCCTGGGCGGAGAAGCTGAAGCCCGCGCCGTCGAGGTTGCCCGGCGCCGGGTTCGCGTCGTCGGTGACGCCGACGTCCGTGTAGGCAGCGGCCAGGTTCGGGTAGGCGACCTGCGTGCTCGCCGTGCCCCGGACCGAGCCACCCGCGTACCGGGTGGTGGCGGACAACGGGACCGGGCCGGGCGCCGCCGACGCGCCGACCGTCACCGCCCAGGTGGTCGGCACCGACTCACCCGGCCGGACCGTCCGGGCGACGGCCGGGGTCCGCGGGGTCGCCTTCCAGCCCGCCGGGACGGCCAGGCTGGTCGAAGCGTCGTGCACGGCTTCCGTGGCGCCGTTGGTGAAGGTGGTCGTCACCGAGAGGGTCTTTCCGGGCGCCGCGATCGCGGGTGCGGCCACCTTGGTGAACCGCGGCCCGGTCGTCCGGTCGACACGGAACCCGCCCGACAGCGGGAGGTTCCGGGACGAGTCGCCGACGCGGACGGTGTACCGGCCGACGCCGAGTTCCCACGCGTGCGCGTCGGTGCTCCAGTACGACGCGTCCTGCGCGGTCAGCTCGAACCGGACCCGTTGCGTCTGGTGCGGCTGGAGATCCACCTTCTGGAAGCCCTTGAGCTGGTTGACCGGCTCCCCGGTGGACGCCGGATCGCTCAGGTACAGCTGGGCGACCTCGGCACCGCGCCGCGCGCCCGTGTTCGTGACGTCGGCGCTGATCGAGAGCCGGCCGTTCTCCCGCATCGTGTCGCCGTCCACCTTCAGGTTCGAGAACCGGAAGTTCGTGTACGAGAGCCCGAAACCGAAGGGGTACAACGGGGTCAGGTTCTTCCGGTCGTACCAGCGGTAGCCGACGTCGAGGCCTTCGGAGTACTGGACCTTGCCGGCGACACCCGGCCACTGCTCCGGAGTGGACGCCGGAACCTGATCCAGGGACGTCGGGAACGTCACCGGCAGCTTGCCCGACGGCGCGACGTCGCCGAAGAGCAGCGACGCGATCGCGTGGCCCGCCTCCTGGCCCGGGTACCACGCCTCGAAGACACCCTTGACCTTCGCCAGCCACGGCATCGTCACCGCGGAGCCGGTGTTGAGCACGACGACGGTGTTCGGGTTGGCCGCCGCGACGGCGTCGATCAGCTTGTTCTGGTCGGCGGGCAGGTCGATGTCGGCGAGGTCGCCGCCTTCGGACTCGTAGTCGTTGGCGTAGACGACCGCGACGTCGGACTTCGCGGCGAGCGCGGCCGCCTGCCCGACGAGGTCCTCCCCCGGCGGCAGCCAGCCGAGGCTGACCGAGGCGTCGCCGCCGCCCTGGTAGTAGTCGACCTCGACCTGGACCGGCTGGCCCGCGGTCAGCGGGACCTGCGCGGTCTTGGTCTGCGCGCCGTGGTCGCCCCAGTTGTCGATCACCTGCTGACCGCCGACGAGGAGCCGGCTGCCGTCGTCGCTGGTCAGGCCGAGGGTGTACGTGCCGGTCGCGGGCGCGGTGAGCGTGCCGGTCCACTTGGCCGAGAAGTTCGTCGCGGGCACGCCGGGCGCGGGCGCCCCGCTGAACGTGAACGCCACTTGCGGGTCGGTGCGGGTCACCACCGGCGTCCCGGACGAGTCGGTGTTCGCGTAGTAGTCCCCCTGCAGGCCGGTGCCGGTGCCCGACGGCGGCTTGAGCGCACTGCTCTCGATCGGGGGCAGCGCGCTGCCGGTGCCGAGGTTGCCCTGCGCGTACTCGACGTCGATGCCCGAGCCCGCCCGCGCCTTGATTCCGTCGAACGGCGTGACCGTGCCGGTGCCCGCGATGTGCGCGCTGCCGCCGCCGGAGCTGAGCGTGTTCTTGCCCGCGCCGTCGCCGATCACCGCGACCGAGTGCAGCTTACGGCTGTCCAGCGGCAGCAGGTTGTCGTTCTTGAGCAGGACCGTGCCGTCCTCGGCGGCCTTCTTCGCCACTGAGAGGTGCGAAGCGGTCGACGCCGCCGCGTCCGGCGTGTCGGCGGACGGGTGGTCGAACAGCCCGAAGCGGAACTCCTCGCGCAGGATGCGGGTGACCATGTCGTCCAGCCGGGACTGCGGCACCTGTCCACTTTGGACGGCTGTCTTCAGTGTGGCGCCGAAGAAGTCCTGGCCGGGCATCTCCATGTCCATCCCGGCGTTCGCCGACGGCGCCGCGCTGTGCGTGGCGCCCCAGTCCGACGTGATGAAGCCGTCGAAGCCGAAGTCCTGCTTCAGGATGTCGTTCAGATACGGGTTCTCACACGCGTAGGTGCCGTTGATCGAGGAGTACGAGCACATCGCCGACGACGGCTTGGCCTTCGCGACGACGTTCCCGAACGCGCTGGCGTAGATCTCGTGCACGGTCCGGTCGTCGATCACCGCGTTGTCGGCCGTGGTGTTGCGGTTCTCCTCCTGGTTGTAGACGGCCCAGTGCTTCACCTGCGCCATCACCCCCTGGGACTGGACGCCGTCGATGTCGGCCGCGCCCATCTGCCCGGCCAGGTAGGGATCTTCGCTGTAGGACTCGAACGCCCGCCCCCAGCGCGGATCGCGGACGATGTTGATCGTCGGGCCGAGGTCGACGTCGACCCCCTTTGTCTTGTCCTCGGCGCCGATCACCGACCCATAGGTCTTGGCCAGCGAGGCGTCGAACGACGCGGCCACGGCGGACGCGGCGGGCAGCTGGGTGGTGTTGCCCAGGTTCACGCCCAGCGGGCCGTCCTCCATCTTCAGCGACGGGACGCACAGCCGGTCGTTGCCCGCGACGCGGCCGGTGTAACCGCCCGCCGCGGTGCCGTGCACCATCGTGATCTTCTCGTCCAGGGTCATCTGCCCGAGCACCTGCGCGACCCGTTTCTCCACGGGCGCATGGGATCCCACCCAGGGACAAGCGGAAGGCGACGCGGGCGCGGCCTCGGCCGCGGCGGGGACGGTCGTGCCGGTGATCAGCACGGCCGCGATCAGGGCTGCTCCACGCCGTTTCACGGCGTCACCTCCGCGATCCTCGTGAAACTGTTCTGCGCGGCCGCGACGACGATCCGCACCTGGGTCGTGGTCACCGGCGCCGGGAACGGGATCCACCGGTCCACGGCGGTGTTGCCGGTGACGTGGACCTGGTCGGCCCACTGCGCGCCGTCCCAGGTCTGCACGGTGAAGTCGGTCGGGACGCCGTCCGGGTGGGACGCGAAGCCGACGCCGGTCAGCGTGGTCGCGGCGGGTGCCGTGACGGTGAGCGTGTCCGGGTACCGGCTGTCGGTGTCGTCGTTCCAGAACGTCGCGAGGTCGTGGTCGATCGCGTTCGACGCGACATAGGTGCGGGTGGCGCCGTTGACGACGTTCGGTGCGTGCTCGCTGGACGCCGTGGCCGTCGTGCCGCTCGCCCAGCTGCCGAACACCGGCACGTTCACGGTCGTCTTCACCGCCTCACCACGAGGTGGCTTCACGGTCAGCGTCACCGGGTACAGCCCGCTCTTGGCGTCGGCGGGCACGGTGAGCCGCACGGTCGCCGGCGTCTCGGAGGTGGCCGGGGTCAACGGGATCCCAGCCGGAGTGGCCGTCACGGTCCAGCCCGCCGGCACCTGCGCGCCGAGCGTCGCCTGACCGGCCACAGTGGACCGTCCTTCGACGACGACCGGGACGTCACCGCTGCCGCCCGCGGTGATCGCGGCGGGCGTGCCCGTGGTGAGCGCGAGCCGGGTGAACGGCGTGTGCGGCGGCGTCACGGTGAACGTGTAGTCGCCCGAGCCGGCGGTCAGGGTGAGCGTCTCGTCGTCGGCCCGGCCGACGCTCAGCCCGGGGTCGGGCTGGGCGGCGTGGCCGTCGGCGAAGATCGTCCGCCCGTTCTCCCGCACCGACGACTGCTTGCCGCCCAGCAGGGGCAGCCGGATCGTCGCCTTCGCGCCGACCGGGATCGTGGCGTGGTAGGTCAGCGTGCTGCCGTCGCGCTGCCACGAACTCACCACGGTCCCCCGCACGGTCTGCTGCTGCGCCGTCACGTGGGTGAGGTTCCCGGCGACGGCGGGCGCGAGGGTGAACTCGCGCCAGCCGGGCGTGCCGGGCTGGATCCCGGCGAGCTGCTGCTGGAACCACTGGCCGATCGCGCCGCCGAGGCCGATGTGGTCCTTCGACGACGTGCCGTCCGGGGCCGAGGAGTTGTCCCACTTCTCCCAGATCGTCCCCGGGCCCTGGTTCACCATGTAGCCGAAGCTCGGGTAGTCGGTGCGCTGGGCGATCGCCAGCGCGACGTCGTTGCGCTGGTACTTGCCGAGCGCCTGGAACACGAGGGTGGTGCCGACGAACCCGGTCGTGACGTGGTTCTGGTGCGCGGCGACGTCGGCGACCAGGCGGTCCACTGTGGACTGCTCCCGGCGGGCCGGGACGAGCCCGAACACCAGCGGCAGCGCGTAGGACAGCTGCGTCCCGGTGCCGAAGACGCCGGTCTCGGCGGAGTAGAAGCGCTTGAGGAAGCCCGACGCGATCTGCCCGGCGAGCGCGTTGTACTTCGTGGCGTCGGCCTGCTTGCCCAGGACGCCGGCCATCTTCGCGAGCAGCTGCGCGTCGAGGTAGGAGAAGCCGGTCTGGAAGTAGCCGTGCGGGGTGCTGACCGTCGAGAGCCAGTCGTCACCCCAGGACGTCGGCGGGTTGACGACGACGTGGTCGGCGTCGCTGATGGTGCCGAGGTAGTCGACCCACGCCTTGACGTGGTCATAGTGCGTGGCGAGCAGCTGCGAATTCCCGTACTGGGTGTAGGAGTCCCAGATGATCTGCGGGTAGGCGGTGCCCCACGCGGGGTCGGTGAGCCAGTCGGTGCGGCCGTTGACCGGCGCGACCGACGGCAGGCTGCCGTCGGCGCCGGCGCTGGTGACCATGTCGCCGAGCCACTTCGTGTAGAACGCCTGCATGTCGAAGTTGGCCATCGCCTCCTGGTCGGAGTCGGCGGCGTCGCCGAGCCAGCCGTGGCGTTCCCGGGTCGGGCAGTCCATCTGGATCGACTCGAGGTTGTTCAGCTGCGTCTGCGTGACGGCGGCCTGGATCCGGTCGAGCCCCGGGTCCGAGGTGCCGAACCGGCCCGTCGAAGCGACATCGGTGTGGATCTCCTGCGCGGTCACGGTGACGACGGCGTCGTCGGGCACGCCGGTCAGCTCGGCGTAGCGGAAACCGGCGTAGTTGAAGTGCGGCAGGTACGTCTCGGTGCCGGTGCCGCTGAACGTGTAGTGGTCGGTCTGGCGGGCCGGTTCGGAGCCGTTGAAGCTGATGTTCGCGGTCGAGACGCGGCCGTTCGCGTCGAGGATCTCGCCCTTCTTCAGCGACGCCGTCGTCCCGGCGGGCTGCGCGGCCCGCAGCGT is a window from the Amycolatopsis sp. NBC_00355 genome containing:
- a CDS encoding family 78 glycoside hydrolase catalytic domain, which produces MTRRAVVVALALATAVVPATTASAQPAHGGPLPPTALRADGQAANVLVGSPRPTLAWTVNDAGRAETQTAYEIRVDGPRSHWDSGRVVSGKSVDVAYAGPALDSDRTYEWSVRTWNSEGRQSPWSAPARFDTGLLQPADWSAWWLQVDDGALVRGGFDVTKPVARARLYFGAQGVAEPHLNGARVQPQQVLDSAVTDYAARVLYRDLDVTKLLKPGRNALAFMAGKGQYTGRPALVAQVDVTYTDGSTARFGTGTDWKAHAGPVTGDDFYYGETYDARKEIAGWDTAGFDAGAWPAAHAVAPASHRQSLAQGKPVTASDTTTCCGWSPAAATDGIDGSIDASEGYHSAIESSADAAKWVQVDLGSAQRIGSVALFPARPTNDTSGDVVGAGFPVRYRVEVGDDPAFATATTVADRTDTDQPNPGTAAVTLPANVTGRYVRVTATKLACAGTSCTFRLAEIGVHGPNPAVVSSGVTQLQADITPPTRIVANHDPVKETRPAPGVRVYDFGQNRTGQATLRAAQPAGTTASLKKGEILDANGRVSTANISFNGSEPARQTDHYTFSGTGTETYLPHFNYAGFRYAELTGVPDDAVVTVTAQEIHTDVASTGRFGTSDPGLDRIQAAVTQTQLNNLESIQMDCPTRERHGWLGDAADSDQEAMANFDMQAFYTKWLGDMVTSAGADGSLPSVAPVNGRTDWLTDPAWGTAYPQIIWDSYTQYGNSQLLATHYDHVKAWVDYLGTISDADHVVVNPPTSWGDDWLSTVSTPHGYFQTGFSYLDAQLLAKMAGVLGKQADATKYNALAGQIASGFLKRFYSAETGVFGTGTQLSYALPLVFGLVPARREQSTVDRLVADVAAHQNHVTTGFVGTTLVFQALGKYQRNDVALAIAQRTDYPSFGYMVNQGPGTIWEKWDNSSAPDGTSSKDHIGLGGAIGQWFQQQLAGIQPGTPGWREFTLAPAVAGNLTHVTAQQQTVRGTVVSSWQRDGSTLTYHATIPVGAKATIRLPLLGGKQSSVRENGRTIFADGHAAQPDPGLSVGRADDETLTLTAGSGDYTFTVTPPHTPFTRLALTTGTPAAITAGGSGDVPVVVEGRSTVAGQATLGAQVPAGWTVTATPAGIPLTPATSETPATVRLTVPADAKSGLYPVTLTVKPPRGEAVKTTVNVPVFGSWASGTTATASSEHAPNVVNGATRTYVASNAIDHDLATFWNDDTDSRYPDTLTVTAPAATTLTGVGFASHPDGVPTDFTVQTWDGAQWADQVHVTGNTAVDRWIPFPAPVTTTQVRIVVAAAQNSFTRIAEVTP
- a CDS encoding glycoside hydrolase family 3 C-terminal domain-containing protein produces the protein MEKRVAQVLGQMTLDEKITMVHGTAAGGYTGRVAGNDRLCVPSLKMEDGPLGVNLGNTTQLPAASAVAASFDASLAKTYGSVIGAEDKTKGVDVDLGPTINIVRDPRWGRAFESYSEDPYLAGQMGAADIDGVQSQGVMAQVKHWAVYNQEENRNTTADNAVIDDRTVHEIYASAFGNVVAKAKPSSAMCSYSSINGTYACENPYLNDILKQDFGFDGFITSDWGATHSAAPSANAGMDMEMPGQDFFGATLKTAVQSGQVPQSRLDDMVTRILREEFRFGLFDHPSADTPDAAASTASHLSVAKKAAEDGTVLLKNDNLLPLDSRKLHSVAVIGDGAGKNTLSSGGGSAHIAGTGTVTPFDGIKARAGSGIDVEYAQGNLGTGSALPPIESSALKPPSGTGTGLQGDYYANTDSSGTPVVTRTDPQVAFTFSGAPAPGVPATNFSAKWTGTLTAPATGTYTLGLTSDDGSRLLVGGQQVIDNWGDHGAQTKTAQVPLTAGQPVQVEVDYYQGGGDASVSLGWLPPGEDLVGQAAALAAKSDVAVVYANDYESEGGDLADIDLPADQNKLIDAVAAANPNTVVVLNTGSAVTMPWLAKVKGVFEAWYPGQEAGHAIASLLFGDVAPSGKLPVTFPTSLDQVPASTPEQWPGVAGKVQYSEGLDVGYRWYDRKNLTPLYPFGFGLSYTNFRFSNLKVDGDTMRENGRLSISADVTNTGARRGAEVAQLYLSDPASTGEPVNQLKGFQKVDLQPHQTQRVRFELTAQDASYWSTDAHAWELGVGRYTVRVGDSSRNLPLSGGFRVDRTTGPRFTKVAAPAIAAPGKTLSVTTTFTNGATEAVHDASTSLAVPAGWKATPRTPAVARTVRPGESVPTTWAVTVGASAAPGPVPLSATTRYAGGSVRGTASTQVAYPNLAAAYTDVGVTDDANPAPGNLDGAGFSFSAQALDSVGVHPGGPVTSGTATFTWPDVPAGQPDTVTTAGQSVTLTGSGTALNLLTTGTNGTQSGPVTVTYADGTTSTSTLTVADWYANQAVAGCVLVATTPYWNRPAGSTYPHDQKVSLYAASVPLTASKQVAYLTLPANKQLHVFATAFTA